From Silurus meridionalis isolate SWU-2019-XX chromosome 14, ASM1480568v1, whole genome shotgun sequence, a single genomic window includes:
- the spry1 gene encoding protein sprouty homolog 1, which translates to MDRGGHVGAVLSLDQIRSIRSKNEYTEGPVTSAAPSPPSTRQPSAAPSWRPSPPPRTLKHERTHEVIVVNVNNNNYGSGGTGGGFSPSSGGSPPFRHVVRTQPKSQMAPLRPLFAPSDTLLKSKQAKSKGESLLSSSSSSSSSSSHQLICESCGKCKCVECTSPRPLPSRMVCDGQCVCSAESVLEHGTCMCLVKGLFYHCSSEGGDDAGDSCADRPCSLTRPRCPARFLCMALMAPVFPCLLCYPPCKGCLKVCQVCHDRLRRPGCRCKNSNAVYCWRDGQGHAHARQTHLSGTGHTHETLTKTEPKTQALTHTGLRASCFWPHSASILKLKHARAEYVLTHTAGSPNPR; encoded by the coding sequence ATGGATCGCGGAGGCCACGTGGGCGCCGTTCTCTCTCTGGATCAGATCCGCTCTATACGCTCCAAGAACGAGTACACCGAAGGCCCCGTGACATCCGCGGCACCCTCGCCACCGTCGACGCGCCAACCGTCTGCGGCGCCCTCGTGGCGCCCGTCGCCTCCTCCCCGGACGCTGAAGCACGAGCGAACTCACGAGGTCATCGTGGTTAACGTTAACAACAACAATTACGGAAGCGGCGGCACCGGCGGCGGCTTCTCTCCTTCTTCGGGTGGCTCGCCACCCTTTCGGCATGTGGTTAGGACGCAGCCCAAATCGCAAATGGCGCCCTTGCGGCCTCTGTTCGCTCCCTCGGACACTCTGTTGAAGTCGAAGCAGGCGAAGTCGAAGGGCGAGTCGTTGCTGTCGTCGTCTTCTTCGTCCTCGTCGTCCTCGTCGCACCAGCTGATTTGCGAGAGCTGTGGGAAGTGCAAGTGCGTCGAGTGCACGTCGCCTAGGCCCCTTCCCTCGCGGATGGTGTGCGACGGCCAGTGCGTGTGCTCGGCCGAGAGCGTGTTGGAGCACGGCACGTGCATGTGCCTCGTCAAGGGCCTTTTCTACCACTGCTCGAGCGAGGGCGGAGACGACGCGGGCGACTCGTGCGCCGACCGGCCGTGCTCGCTGACAAGGCCGCGCTGCCCGGCGCGCTTCCTCTGCATGGCCCTCATGGCTCCAGTCTTCCCTTGCCTACTCTGCTACCCTCCCTGTAAAGGGTGCCTGAAAGTGTGCCAGGTGTGCCACGACCGCCTGCGCCGACCCGGCTGCCGCTGCAAGAACTCAAACGCCGTCTACTGCTGGAGGGACGGGCAGGGACACGCTCACGCCCGGCAAACCCACCTGAGCGggacaggacacacacacgAGACACTAACAAAGACGGAGCCGAAAACACAGGCACTAACACACACAGGATTAAGGGCTTCTTGTTTTTGGCCCCATTCGGCTTCCATACTCAAGCTAAAACACGCACGAGCCGAATATGTGCtaacacacacagcagggaGTCCAAACCCACGCTAA